The DNA segment TCCGCCCCTGCCCACGGATAGCCTTTCGCGGCGCCCGATCTTCTTCTGTTCTTCGACTGGGAGTACCTGCCTGCCTGGAGATGGTGGGTCCCGGTCGCGCTGGCGGGCGTATGGGCGATCTGGGCCGGGTTCAAGTTGGAGGACCGGATCCTCGGTCAGTTCGCCCGGCTGGGTGGATCGTCCTGGCCGGGTGCGCTGCTCGTGGGCGTCGGTTACCCGCTGCTGCTGGCGATACCGCTGGGCGTCGGTACCTTCTGGGCGTTCCGCGCCGGGGGACCCGTTTCGGGTGACGATCGTCGGGTTGGCGGGGGCAGTGGTGCTCGGGCCCTTCGTCTGGCCTGTCGCCATCAGCATGAGCCATGGTCCGCAGCACATGGTCCCCCGAATGCGTGAGCACACGGAAACCGAAACGGGTCCGGTATGGACCATGGCAATCTGCGCGATGTTCATCGGGCTGGTTCCTTACATGCTGGTGGTGCTGAATCGGGTTCTGGTGGTGGTCGCGCGGTGAGGCCGGCACAGGCGTGAGGCGGAGGCCCCACGGCGGACGATCACCCGGTGCTCGGCGTCCGGCCGTACCACTGTCCCTTGGTCCGTACCGGTGTGCTCGGCGATGCCCGGATCATCGCGACGCCGTGATCGGCGCGAGACGATGCACTGGCGGTTGTCCGGATGTGGTGTCATAAGGAGGTGAGTACGATCGCCCGTGAACCCGATTCCGTGTCGACGTCCGCCGAGGCGTGGAAGCCCGGCCAGGACTGTCAAGCCGTCGCCACCGCACATCTACTGGGACAGGATCCGAATGACATCCATGGCCCCACCTGGGGTGTGGTGGGAACCCTCGGCGACTCGATCTGCTACGGCGGCGTACCGGACAAGGTGAATGCGATCCATGCCGAACTGGCGCGGCGGATCACCGACTCCCAGCTGCACAAACGGCTGGTCTCACCCAACTACTCCGGTGGTGTCTCCGACGGTCAGCGCAACGGCACCCCGCAGATGCGCTACTCCCTGATCGGGCGGGAAACCACCCATGACGGGATGTCGCTGCACCTGGAGGGCAGCGACCTCGAAGGCGTGATCGCCGTCGTCGCCTGCGACAAGCCCCCGGTGGGTACGACCGCGGCACTGCTGGAGCGCAACGTACCGGCCGTGATCCACTCCGACGGGTCCATCCGTCCCGGCATCGACCCCGAGACCGGGGAGACGATCGACCTGGTCAGCTGCTTCCAGGTCGCCCAGGATCCGGACCCGGTCAAGCGCGAGCGCTGGGCCCGCAATGCCTGTCCCGGTATCGGCAGTTGCGGCGGCATGTTCACCTACAACACGATGCAGTCCTTCATCGCCACCATCGGGCTGGAGCCGGTGCACATGGTGGCCCCGGTCTCGGAGGACCCGCGGCGGATGGACCAGTTCCCACGCGAGCTGGTGGATTGCCTGTTGTTGATGACCGAGCAGAACATCCGCCCCCGCGACCTGGTCACCCCCGCGGCCCTGCGCAACGGCATGATCGTCGCCATCGCCATGGGCGGGTCCACGAACGTCCTGCTGCACGCACCGGAGATCGCCCGCTCGGCCGGGATCGACTTCTGGAACGAGGTGATGAGCCGGGACGAGTTCAACCAGCTCTCCCGCGACGTCCCGGTCCTGATCAACGCCCGTCCGTTCGGGAAGTACTACATGACCGACATCGAGGACAAGGGCGGTCTGCAGGTCATCCTGAACGAACTGCTGAAGGCAGGGCTGCTCGACGGCAGCACCCTCACCTGCACCGGCGAGACCTTGGCCGAGCAGATCGCCCGGCTCGATCCGCCGGCGCCGGACGGTGACGTGATCCACGCCTTCAACACCCCCTACAAGAACACCGGAGGTCTTCGGGTGCTCTCGGGCAACCTGGCTCCCGACGGCGGGGCGGTGCTGAAGGTCGCCGGTGTCGAAGGCGGTATCGGGGCCGACAACCGGTTCGTCGGCCGCGCCCGCACCTTCGACAGCGAGCCGGCACTGCTGGACCAGTTGATCAACGCGCCGGAGGTCTTCGCCGACAACGACATGGTCGTCATCCGCTACGAGGGCCCGAAGGGTGCCCCCGGGATGCCGGAGATGCTCGACCCGACCTCGCGGATCACCACCTTGTGCCGGGAGCGGGGGATCACCATCGCCTTGATGACAGATGCCCGCTTCTCCGGTGGGTCGGTCGGCCTGGTGATCGGCCACGTCGGACCAGAGGCCGCGGTCGGCGGGCCGATCGCGCTGGTCCAGGACGGTGACACCATCGTGGTGGACCTGAACGACGACACCTTGAACTGTGAGGAGCTCGGTGACCTGGCGGTCTTCGAGGATCGGCAGGCGCGGTGGCAGGCCGAGGCCGAGTCGAACGGCGGGCTCTCCCCGCACGTACGGGCCGTGCAGAGCCGACTGCTCAAGCGGATGCGGCTGCTGGCCAACCCGGCCATCCTCGGCGCAGGCATGGGTGAGGGCTGAGACTGCGGCGCCGGTCGGCGGTGCAGCCCTCATGCGGTGAGGCCTGGCCGCAGGATTGCGTTCGGTCAGCCGGAGCCGGACGGTGGCCGAGATCCGGCCTTCCGCGGGTGCATCCTGTACGTCATGGAGATCACCCGCATCCGGGTCGGGGCTTGCGATGAGTGGCGTTTCACCGGGGGGGACGCAGCCTTCTCGTCGAGGTGCCCGGGGGGACCGGTGGCGGGGCGGAGCAGCATCCGGCCTCCATACCGACGGCGCTGCTGCTCGGTTGGGTCACCGACGACATCCGCCACGATCTGGCCGACCCGATCTGACCGATCCGCTGGTGCTGGCCGCCGTCGACCACCTGCGCGACCGTGGGGTGGCCGAAGTCTCCTGGCTCCCGCACGACGACCCCGCGGTGCCCCTGCGCATGCGCGAGGACCTGCCGTACTCCGTCGTGCTCGACTATCCGATGGCCGGCCACCTGCTGGTGCAGAACAGTCCGGCCGACCGGGTACCCAGTCACGGGACGGAGCTCTTCGCCGGTGCGCGGGCGATCGACCTGGTGCCGGTCGACGCGCGGGGGAGGTCGGCTCCGTTCGGACCGCTGTCGGTCGTCCGCAGCGAGGACCCGGCGCGTTTTCCCGGCTTCGGCCGGCCGGTCCATGCCGTTGTCGACGGTATCGTCGTGGCCGCCCGCGATGACCTGCCCGACCATCGTGCCCAGCGGGGGTTGCCCTCGGTCACCTATGCACTGACCCAAGGGCGACGGGCGGCGCAGGGCTGGCAGGCGATGGCCGGCAATCATCTGTTGATCCAGCAGCGACCGGGGGTGGTGGTCGCCGTGTGCCATCTGCAGCAGGGGAGTCTGCGGGTGGGCGTCGGGCAGCGGGTGCGCGCGGGGCAACGGATCGGGTCCTGCGGGAACTCCGGCAACAGCACCGAACCACATGTACATCTGCAGGCGATGGATGGCCGCGACCCGATGACTGCGAACGCGCTGCCGATCACCTTCCCCGGCGGATTGCCGTGCAACGGCACGGTGGTCGACGGCCGACCTGCGGGCTGACCGCGGCGGGTTCCGGCATTTTCGGTCGTTATCCGGCCACTGCTGCCACATACGGCAGCAGTGGCCGGATAACGACCCTTTCTGCCAGTGAATCCCGTCGGGCGAGCAGATGATCCGACCTGGTGACCAGAAAGTGAGACGGGGCGTCCCGACAGTTGACACAGCCAGGCCGGTGAGGGAATGTGGTGGCGTGCAGAGCATCCTCCTCGTAATCATCAGGCGTGTCGGCTGACGCCATCAGTCACCGACACGCTGCCCCGTTTGCCCACCGGCAACCGGGGTTTTTCGTTGGACACATCCCGTTCGGCAAGAATTCCTGATGATTGCGAGGGGAGACGCCCTGTGCACCGGTCCCGCCTGGGAGCGAGGCCGGCGGACAAAGACTGATCCGCACAGGCAGTCGTAGACCAACGAGGTGCCATGGAGGCACCGCAGAGAAAGGCCACCGATGTCCGGGACAAGAGCTGGCGAATCAGTTCCCCAACCGCAGGCCGTGCCGTCGGCCCCCGCCCAGCAGGGGTCATCGGCCAAGGGCGCACCGCCGCGCCCCACTCGGATGACCGGCGCGCAGGCGTTGGTACAGGCACTCGAGTTGGTCGGGGCCGACACCGTGTTCGGCCTCCCCGGTGGCACCATCCTCCCGACCTACGATCCGCTCTACGACTCCGAAGCGGTTCGGCACATCCTGGTCCGGCATGAGCAGGGAGCCGGTCACGCCGCCCAGGGGTACGCGATGGTCACCGGCAAGGTCGGTGTCTGCATGGCGACCTCCGGCCCGGGCGCGACCAACCTGGTCACCGCGATCGCCGACGCCTACATGGACTCGGTGCCGATCGTGGCGATCACCGGACAGGTGAACAGTGCGGCCATCGGTACCGATGCCTTCCAGGAAGCCGACATCCGCGGCATCACCATGCCGATCACCAAGCACAACTTCCTGGTCACCAAGCCCGAGGACATCCCGCACGCGATCGCCGCCGCCTTCCACCTGGCGGCCACCGGGCGCCCCGGACCGGTGCTGGTCGACATCTCCAAGGACGCCCAGCAGGCCGAGGCCGAGTTCGTCTGGCCCGAACAGCTGGATCTGCCGGGGTACCGCCCGGTGACCCAGCCCCATGCCAAGCAGATCCGGGAGGCGGTGAAGCTGATCGAGGCCGCGCATCGGCCGGTGCTCTACGTCGGCGGCGGTGTCACCAAGTCGCGTGCCTACGACGAGCTGGCCGAGCTCGTCGAGCTCACCGGGATCCCGGTGGTCACCACCCTGACCGCGCGGGGAGCGATCCCCGACAGCCATCCGTTGAATTTCGGTATGCCCGGGATGCACGGAACCGTGCCGGCGGTCGGCGCCCTGCAGCGCAGCGACCTGTTGATCTCCCTGGGTGCTCGATTCGACGACCGGGTGACCGGCAACCTGGACAGCTTCGCCCCGGATGCGAAGGTGATCCACGCCGACATCGACCCGGCCGAGATCTCCAAGAACCGGTACGCCGATGTGCCGATCGTCGGTGATGTCGGTGAGGTCATGCGGCAACTGCACACCGCCCTGGCCGGGGCCGAGCTGCAGGACCTGAAGCCCTGGCAGGAGCGGCTGCAGTCGATGGCCGAGC comes from the Naumannella halotolerans genome and includes:
- a CDS encoding dihydroxy-acid dehydratase yields the protein MSTIAREPDSVSTSAEAWKPGQDCQAVATAHLLGQDPNDIHGPTWGVVGTLGDSICYGGVPDKVNAIHAELARRITDSQLHKRLVSPNYSGGVSDGQRNGTPQMRYSLIGRETTHDGMSLHLEGSDLEGVIAVVACDKPPVGTTAALLERNVPAVIHSDGSIRPGIDPETGETIDLVSCFQVAQDPDPVKRERWARNACPGIGSCGGMFTYNTMQSFIATIGLEPVHMVAPVSEDPRRMDQFPRELVDCLLLMTEQNIRPRDLVTPAALRNGMIVAIAMGGSTNVLLHAPEIARSAGIDFWNEVMSRDEFNQLSRDVPVLINARPFGKYYMTDIEDKGGLQVILNELLKAGLLDGSTLTCTGETLAEQIARLDPPAPDGDVIHAFNTPYKNTGGLRVLSGNLAPDGGAVLKVAGVEGGIGADNRFVGRARTFDSEPALLDQLINAPEVFADNDMVVIRYEGPKGAPGMPEMLDPTSRITTLCRERGITIALMTDARFSGGSVGLVIGHVGPEAAVGGPIALVQDGDTIVVDLNDDTLNCEELGDLAVFEDRQARWQAEAESNGGLSPHVRAVQSRLLKRMRLLANPAILGAGMGEG
- a CDS encoding acetolactate synthase large subunit; its protein translation is MTGAQALVQALELVGADTVFGLPGGTILPTYDPLYDSEAVRHILVRHEQGAGHAAQGYAMVTGKVGVCMATSGPGATNLVTAIADAYMDSVPIVAITGQVNSAAIGTDAFQEADIRGITMPITKHNFLVTKPEDIPHAIAAAFHLAATGRPGPVLVDISKDAQQAEAEFVWPEQLDLPGYRPVTQPHAKQIREAVKLIEAAHRPVLYVGGGVTKSRAYDELAELVELTGIPVVTTLTARGAIPDSHPLNFGMPGMHGTVPAVGALQRSDLLISLGARFDDRVTGNLDSFAPDAKVIHADIDPAEISKNRYADVPIVGDVGEVMRQLHTALAGAELQDLKPWQERLQSMAERYPTGWEPPVDDVLSPQQVISRIGEIAGPDAYFAAGVGQHQMWAAHFLPHERPGHWLNSGGAGTMGYCVPAAMGAKVGQPDAVVWGIDGDGCFQMTNQELTTCALEGIPIKIAVINNQSLGMVRQWQTLFYDGRYSNTDLKTNMVPNFPKLAEAMGCVGLRATHPDEVDEVINQAMAINDRPVVVEFVVHKDAMVWPMVAAGTSNDAIKIARDMAPDWEDEIL
- a CDS encoding M23 family metallopeptidase, which gives rise to MLAAVDHLRDRGVAEVSWLPHDDPAVPLRMREDLPYSVVLDYPMAGHLLVQNSPADRVPSHGTELFAGARAIDLVPVDARGRSAPFGPLSVVRSEDPARFPGFGRPVHAVVDGIVVAARDDLPDHRAQRGLPSVTYALTQGRRAAQGWQAMAGNHLLIQQRPGVVVAVCHLQQGSLRVGVGQRVRAGQRIGSCGNSGNSTEPHVHLQAMDGRDPMTANALPITFPGGLPCNGTVVDGRPAG